The Chryseobacterium phocaeense genome includes the window TTCTCTTTGGCTGGATATTGGTATCAGTGGCATTGCTAATGAGTTATTTTTATAATTATTTCTGGCTGGTCTTACTTTGGCCGGCACTGATGTTCATCCTGATCGGGTACCATTATCAGAAAAATAATGTGTATTTCTTAAAAGACAGCAAGGGAAATATTCCGCCGGGTAAAAAAATATTTTATGCACCGTACCTCCTCATCTATCAAATATTCTGGAAATTTCTAAGAAAGAATAAAAAACCGCTGGAAATTGCTCCGCGCATATACATTTCTTCCAGACCGGACCGTAAAGATTTACATTATTTCGAAATCAACAGTCATACTTTGGTGTATGACCTTTCTGCAGAAATGGAGGAACTTCCGGATTTAAGGAAAAAATCATTCTATCACTTTTTTCCTTTCCTTGATATCGGAACTTTTGATATCGGTGAAACCCAGGAACTGATCACAGAAATTACAGAAAATTATAAAAACCTTCCGACTGATGGAAAAATTTTCATCCATTGCACGATGGGCTTTACAAGAAGTACCATCATTGGGATTCTGGTAATGAAAAATATTTTATCTTTACCTGTAGATGAAGCCGTTACAACCATGAAAGGCATTCATAAAAACGCAGTTATCCATCCTTATCTGAAGGAGTTTTTGAAAAAAATTAAACTATGAACAGCGGACATTTTAAGAGTTTCGACGGCAGCAGTATTTTCTACCGTGAGTGGAATTACCAGCCTCAGCAAAAAAGCATCATCATTATCCACCGTGGCCATGAGCATTCGGAAAGGCTGAATGATATTGCCCGATCAGCTCAATTTTCAACATACAATATTTTTGCTTTTGACCTTCGTGGTCATGGACATACGGAGACCAAAACATCATCCGTCTTTATGGATTATGTGCGGGATCTCGATTCTTTTTCCAAATTTCTGGGATCAGAATATGAAGTGAAGATTTCAGATATTTTCGTTCTTGCGAACAGCATCGGCGGTGTGGTAGCTTCAGCATGGGCCCACGATTTCGCTCCGGATATGGCGGGAATGGCTCTTCTGGCGCCTGCTTTCAGAATTAACCTGATTGTTCCGCTGGCCAATGAAATGATCACGCTTGGAACTAAATTAAAGAAAGGACTGATCATCAAAAGTTATGTAAAATCCAAAATGCTGACTCATGACCCGGAACAGCAGAAAGCTTATGATACCGATCCACTTATCACAAGATCGATAGATGCAGAACTCCTTATTGACCTGGCCAAAGCCGGAAAGCGTCTGGGAGAAGATGCTGAAGCCATTGATACGCCTACCTTGATCCTGGCCGCGGAAAAGGACCATGTGGTGTTCAATAAAGACCAGAAAATGTTCTATGACAAACTGGATACTGACTTGAAAAGATATGAAGTTCTTCCCGGTTTTTTCCACGGAATTCTTTTTGATACCGGAAAAGAAAAAGTATATGATAAAGTAGCTGCTTTTGCGGAAAAATGTTTCAACAGAACCCATAAAACAGCCAATCTGCATCCTGACCGCTTTTCTGTGAAAGAATATGAAGACCTTCAGAATAATGTGGGTAATAATCTGAACTTTAAATTTCAGAAATTCTCGCTTAAAAATATCGGAAAAATAAGCAGCGGAATGGCCATCGGCCTGAAATACGGCTTTGACTCCGGCGCTTCATTACATTATGTGTACCAGAACCAGCCGAAAGGAAAATTAGGCTTTGGGAAAATGATGGATAAAAACTATCTCAATGCTATTGGCTGGAGGGGAATCCGTATCCGGAAGGAACATCTGATCCGGCTTCTGGAAGAGAATATCCAAAACCTCAAACAGGAAGGCAGAGCCATTAAAATCCTTGATATTGCTGGCGGAACGGGAAATTACTTATTCGATATCAAAGAAAAATATCCTGAAGCTGAGATCGTGATCAATGAGTTTGTAAAAGCCAATATTGAAATCGGGGAACAGGTGATTAAGGATAAAAATTATCAGAATATCCGTTTTACCAATTTCGATTGTTTTGATCCTGAAACCTATAAAAAACTGGATTTTGAACCGAATATTACCATTATTTCCGGAATTCTGGAACTGTTCGGGGACAACGAAATGGCAGCCAGAGCTGTAAAAGGAGTAGCTTCTGTATCAGAAAAAAATTCTT containing:
- a CDS encoding bifunctional alpha/beta hydrolase/class I SAM-dependent methyltransferase; its protein translation is MNSGHFKSFDGSSIFYREWNYQPQQKSIIIIHRGHEHSERLNDIARSAQFSTYNIFAFDLRGHGHTETKTSSVFMDYVRDLDSFSKFLGSEYEVKISDIFVLANSIGGVVASAWAHDFAPDMAGMALLAPAFRINLIVPLANEMITLGTKLKKGLIIKSYVKSKMLTHDPEQQKAYDTDPLITRSIDAELLIDLAKAGKRLGEDAEAIDTPTLILAAEKDHVVFNKDQKMFYDKLDTDLKRYEVLPGFFHGILFDTGKEKVYDKVAAFAEKCFNRTHKTANLHPDRFSVKEYEDLQNNVGNNLNFKFQKFSLKNIGKISSGMAIGLKYGFDSGASLHYVYQNQPKGKLGFGKMMDKNYLNAIGWRGIRIRKEHLIRLLEENIQNLKQEGRAIKILDIAGGTGNYLFDIKEKYPEAEIVINEFVKANIEIGEQVIKDKNYQNIRFTNFDCFDPETYKKLDFEPNITIISGILELFGDNEMAARAVKGVASVSEKNSFIVYTGQPWHPQLKMIAYVLNNHQNKDWIMRRRSQKELDKVMKYSGVQKENMLIDDFGIFTVSSGKINA